AAGCAGATCCTCAAAAAGCACACGTGCAGACAAGCGCGAGGCGGTGTCAAGGAACAGTTCCAGCAGAAGGGCTTCGTGCGGGTATCAGGTCGGGAGGACGGCGGCACCTTGGACCCCGACGCTGCCCTTGAGGTGGGCATCGAGCACGGCGCCGAAGACGTGATCGAGATCGACGGCGAGTCCAAGATGTGCGAGTTCCTATGCGACCCTAACGACTACTTCGCCCTTTCTAAAGCGCTGTCCTCCAACGGCTACGTGATTGCCGAGTGTGGCCTCAAGTTCGTACCCCACGTACCCATCACTGTCCCTGAGGAACACTTGCAAGTAGTCGGTAAACTTTGCGACGAGCTTGAGGCGCACTCCGACATCGTCGCGGTTCACACCAACATCGCGTAGCCTTTAAAATGGAAGGTGAATGTTAAATATGATTCAATCTATGAAAACTTCTGGTTTGCAAGGAAGCCGTGTACATAAACTTACTACTCATTTCATTAAGAGCAGTGTGCTGTGCTGTTGCATGTCACCTTCTCGGTACATTTAGACGTCACGGAATAACTGCCCATGTTGATTTTAATTATTTGTGCCTCAATTAGCCAAAAGTTATGTGCCAGTGTTCAATGAAAAATGTGGGCTTGTTACACGCTAGCTCTACTCTTGATCTACATTGAGGGGCTGTAGTTCCTGTATGGAAGTGATATGCAGAATTATGTTGTAGATAATCATGTGGAAAGAACAAGCATGACTTGGAAGAGATACATTGAAGCTCAAACCACTGCTGCACCTGTCCACGTTAATATCTGTTCAGTTTTGTCAAACTGTGCTGTAATATCTACTAAACTTATTTCACAACATGCTGTGCTGTAATGAATTGCCTCAACTGCACAGGTTATGCCTTGAAATGTAATGTTTCATTCTATAAAGCATATAACAGGTCAGCAATAAATGTAAAGAGAGCATTGTGGTCTGCAGCAATATTCCATTTTCAACTTGTTGAAATGCAACAAAGGTTTCTGCAGTCAATGAAATTAGGAGCACCCTTACATTTATTTACATGCTTATCTCTTTAAACTTGCTCATACCTTTCACATTGTTTTATTTAAATACCATTTACAAAGGTATTTAAAATATGGTATTTTGACTAGAGTATTTAAGATATATACAAGTCTGGCTAGTGCTACATAAGTTCTGTGTGACATAGTGCCACCTTTGGGATCGGCCCAAGTCATAGCAGAAAAGGTTATGTTGCATCGGCCGGAGTACAAAAAATCGGTCATGTAGTCTTGAAGCTGTCATCACACACACAATTCCTTGCCTTACCCAAACACGTTAGTCACTAGCAACGCTTTGAAGAACCCAACGATGCTGGATAGCCACCTACCTGCAGAATGATTTGCGTAACATTGATTCCTGCAGCGCGTAGAAGCTACATATTTTTTGCGGAAGCTGTGCAAGAAAGCATATAAGTACTATGTGGCTTTCAATTTGGTCAGCAGCAATGGCTCAAGATTGTCAACTGTTTCACACCACAGCCACAGAAAGAGTTGTTTCAGTTCTGTGTTAAGTATTGCTGAGTACAGTGACAATAAGAGGCAAAGGTAAAACAATCAGTTGACTCTCTCGTGCATGATGGTTAGCAGTGCTAACTacactgacatttttttttttttctcctttttcttaCGAGCGTCTTCTGTACTGCTCAGAAGTCTTTACTGTTATTGAGGCTTACTGCTTCTATTTCTGGGAAGCAGCAACTTTCTGGTTCTACCGTGATGCCTGTGGAGTGCACCTCTTTTGCTAGCTCGGAGAAAGCTATGGTATCTCTCTTGTATATGAATGTGAAGGCAACGTGCAAGATTCTGTAGGAAGGAGTGATCGGCGTCAGCATGCAGAATTTAATGTTGCTCAATATTACAGCAAAAATAAAATCTCTAGGCAGGAAGTTTCATGGTAGTTCAGGGAACCAGGTAATATTACAGCAAGATGGATACATGTGTTCACTGCAAAGATCTCCCATAGCTCTTATTATTCACAATTTCTTGTATTAATTAATTTGTCGCTCTTACCATATATTTTCAATATTATGAATTTCATTGCAGAAACAAGCGATTGTTTTTGAAAAAGTTTAAGTACAATGTTGACTTTGTGAACTTGTACAATGGGCAAGAAATGATTTGCTATGTGCAGTGAGTACACAATGAAAGCATTCTACTTGTACGTGGGCCGAAACCTGTAGCCTAAGGCTACAGGTTTCAATGAAATTCAAGGGAGTGCAaaaagcaacagaaaaaaaaaaaaaacaccgcatatccacggggtgaatgatgatgagtgggcgaagctccggagggaatcatcggtaaaccgtgaatcttccgtgtaattcgcccagtctcgccgcactaaatcgaacgattgacttccaccaatgacacgcgccatatgtgacgtcattcctattttataacagcgcccttcattataattgcaccatctcccgcttaaggggacgctagcacaaacgcgttagaaacgtgcagtactctaaggggaagaggccacagcgtcttacgcagccgtttacacatgccggaacgtgcaccgcgtttgccgacgccatcagcgtttatgaatacgggggtaaggcggagaggccacagcgtcttacaccagcttcttgcacgggccgtaacgcgctagcacaaacgcgttagaaacgcgcagtctttcgttaatgttgggtatttattgccatcgtggtgcgtctgtccatgtgcgcttcgtggcgtagtggttagcgccacgcgttcagaagcgaggggtccctgattcgattccgctacggccacaactctcggaatttttttttctcataaaagtagacgtggctacctactacgacgactactactactacagaggagggacagacccacaccctaaggagcttcgcccctaaaatgggCACAATTCTAATGCACAGGAGCAAGGCAGCGTGCCTCAGTCCATTGCGACAGGTACTAAACACTGCGGTACAAGCCCTTCCTTTCGGCTCTTTGCAATACCACAGGGTTTTGAAATAACTGCATAGGAAAGCGATCACTGCAATTTTGCTTAAAGTTGGCATACTTGCAATGAATCAGCTTGCCTAGAAAGCAcagcaaaagcaagaaaataagTGCCAATATGCATGAGTGTCTTTAATAAATAGCACTTGTTAGTGGAATGAGGAGGGGGACATCTCCAGCTTCGGACAAACAAGTTGTTAAAGCAGATATTCTCAAACTACAAAGTGTGGCCACTGCAGCTGCCAAGCTTTGGATGCAATCTGTTCTCTGCTGCTTTCATCGATTCCTTATAAATTTGTTGGTTGTTTACTGTTCCAGAAATTCCAACTCAAAGTATGCAAAATAATCGTGGACCAGATGGACATCCCAGCCAAAATTAACCATAATTGACATATAATGCACAGATTATATATAACCAGTGGTCTGTAACAAAAACGATATAAAAAGGAATATAGCCACGTGCAAAAGCCACGTGGTCACAGCTGGCAATAGACTGAGTCATTAGAAGGGCATTATAAGAGGCCGTTTGTCCTGCAGTTCGTTCATTTTAGCGAATAATCGTTATCACGACAAGATGTATCCATGAACACACAAATCAGTCAAAATTTCATTGACAAGATCGTGCACACTAGCTTGTTCAAAGCACAGGGTCAAGTGCTGCCCAGTTCAAGCAAAGCTTTAGAGACAACTTAAAAGCACAGCTTCAACAAACCTTTATTGAACTGGAAACACATTGTTGCTATTATACACAACTACTCCTCCCACTGTCTGCCAACATTTAGGTGTGACAACAGATCTGCAGCAAACAGGCTCTTGAGGGGCTTCCGTTGCGGTACTGGGGCATGGTCATACTTCCGAAGCCTGCGCCTGATAAATTCTTTTGGCATGTGCTTTTCTTCCGCCTATTAAGAAGAAAGAAACCTTAAAGATGCCATAGAACCAAGAGGCAAAAAGATAACATTGTAAAATTTCGATATCTGTTTGAGACACTAATTAGCCTGATGTTGGAACATATCGACATAACTGACTGTAACCTGAAATAAGATTATCAAAGCTCCGTTTCAAAGGCCTGTGGTTGAACACAACTTAAAACCTAACTTAAGCTCTTAAAACTTTATGCATTTACTTTTCCTAGGGCAGAACTTAATTCTACAGGAGTAAATATAAAATTGTGGCATAGGACCAGAGACAATAATCAGCATCCTCTATACAGGAATGTTGGCATTTCATAGCATAAGACAGCACAAAACTACCCTTATTCAACAGTCACTACTTTGGTTGGTTTATGTCTCTTGCGTCTAAAGGTGAAACAATGCAAAACATATTCTGGTGTTTTATGCACCAcaaccacaatttcattatgagccacgccatactgggggactcccgattaattcCGTCAACCTAGGTTTCCTTAAAGCACACCAGATCTAAGTAAACGAGTgtctttgcattttgcccccatcgaaatgtggctgctgtGGCGGGGATTTAACCCGCGGCCTCTGGCTCGACAaagcaacgtcatagccactaggCTACTGCAGTGGGTGGTGAAACAATGCAGCGAATAGGGAAGATTCTCAAGCCATATCAAGAACTGCAAGCAACCATAATATAAGTTAGCAGTTTAGGGCAATCAAATACCAAACATGTCTTATGTGTGTGAATACCAGAAAACACACACTAGAAGGCGCCTGCTACACTAACACATTCTGTACAGCAGCCACATAAtgcagagagcaaaaaaaaaaatcctagaAAAGAATTCTGTTATTACCTCAAACAGGCATCAATGTGACTAAATGCACAAAACATTAACTCGTTACACAGGTGAGCAGGTAAGGTAAAGCGAAGGTAAGTACGGTAGGATCACTTACAGTGGTTAGGAAGGGCCGGCTCAGATACATCATAACCTCCTCTTCAATTGCCAACTTCTTCCAGAGGTCAATTTTCATTCTTGGCGTGACAGGAGGGACGATTCTGTGTTTCCTAAAAGGAGAAATGACACGTAACTTAAGGATGGATTGTGGTCCAGGCATGCTTTCACACAAGCAATCATTATGAAATACTAAATGTCTGTCTAGTCTAGAACTCAAAACAGGTAAACTGTAAATTGCAGTTCACTCAAGAAGAAAATGTGATTGCCAATTATTAGTTTCAGTTCAGTTTACTTTATGTTAAATCAAAACGAAGTAGTGACTTGTCTATTTGAGTTTAGGTTTTGTATCACGAAAGCTTTGTCATAAGCTGCTGCTGCAGCTCAACAGTAAATTAAAAATGCACTGCTAAGTACTAATAAAAGATGCAGTGACGCATGTGCAAGCTAGTTTCCTTTGCTACAGCCATTTTGTCTTTATTTTCAGTGACTTCTACACACACTGACCCAGTTTTACAAAGTTGTCAGAGCGAACAGAATTGTCTGACTGCTTATAGATATATAATATCCATGTAGCTTATTTCGCTTCCGTTTTTGGAAACCATATGAAACGTATGCAAATACACTTTTGCGAGCTAGTGCAGTGACAGGGAACGCAGCACAGACGACTAAACACTCACAACTTTAATGCAGCGGGCGAGCCCCCCTAATAACATTTTCACAAACTTCCTCAAGTGCGGTGCCCTTGAACGAGTCGCACGCTAACAAGTCCGCGTGTCCATTATATGAAGTTCGCGGTCCTCCCTTTGTGCTGGAGGTTATCGACCGGAGGCCAGCTGCATTTTAAAAAACCTAAAGTATGTGCCCCGACGACTCCAGATAGCGATCGTCGGGTGAAGCTGACCGAAACAAACGCAGGAATGTCGGATGCTCTACGGGCTAATTCAGAGAGCTTAGTTTGGAGACTACGTTGCAAGCGTGTCGTATTTTGTTACCTCGGCGAAAGAGAATAAACGGGATCATAAATGGTCAAGGTAAAGGTCGTTACCAAGTTCCTACTTACCCAATATCTATCTTCCCTGGAATATGTTTTACAAAATGGAACCGAGGGCCACCGAAGCCCCTCCTTTTGAAAACGCCAAGAAGCACATCTGTGAGTCTCATACTTGCAGTTCTTGAAAGACAAACACGCAAGTATCAATAAAACGCACGGTGATATATGTTTTACCCTTGCTTGCGGCTCGCAACCGTGCTCGTTGCTACGCCGAATTTCACATGGTCGTCGCCATGTTGAAAATGATGCGATAGCGATCGTTTCACTAGCTTTTACTGGAGgcctagcatagaataaagaaccatcTTGGGCCTAGTATGGCCGCTGTTCCAGCCACGTTGGTTCCAGCCACCgtttctagtaacgttggttccAGCGTGGTTTCATGGTGGATCTTGCATTTCTTGTTACTTTTACAGAAAGGAAGAGTATTGTGCGTCCATACGACCGCAGCTAGAGCAGCGTCGCAATTACAGAAACCCATCTTTGAAGCAACAGGCCTAAAACATAAAATCTAATTAGCAAAccgcatcttttcttttttttttttttctgtagcccacgTACGCTAGTTCACTATGTCAGGAGGAGGCtaggtgaaagaaagaaaaaaatataaataacatCATCCCCACGCAAAGCACGTTCCTTTTCAAAGCTTCGCAACCGCATGACTTATCTCCTCCATCACACAAAACAAAAGGGGAGGCGTAGAGGGTCGAGACTACAGGTGCGCCTAGACGAACGCCGCCTTTCATCTTGCGGCTGTTCTTCCTTGGTTCTTAACCGAAATCTTGCGCAGTTCGATAAGCACGCTAATGGGCATCGGCTGTGGACCACGCTCAGTGCCGGGTATTCCAACAGTCTCTTTCCGCCGCCAAGTAGACCCCGAAATATGACTGCCGACTAACGAGAAAGAAATACAGGCACTCGTTTGCATTTGGATAAGATAATAGACGAGAGCTTCGATTGGTTGCCAGGCTTGCCACGTGGCCGTCTGCGCAACACGAGAGAGTGCAAAGTCATGGTAGCCGCGGGGCTTCGCAAACAACTTGTAGAAGAGCGACAGGCACCATGGCGGACGCGCAGTTTTTGGCGGGCGCTGTCGTTGCGCTTGCTGCCGTGCTTGTGTTCCTGCAGCAGTTTTGTCGAAAGTCAAGCTTGAAGAGGTTGCCGCCGGGGCCATTAAGCTTGCCTATTATCGGTTCCTCCTATATCGTTGGAAGGTGAGTTGCTAGCGGCGCTATGTCTTACAAAGTTTGTACTAATAATGTTCTGTGTTTGACAAAACCCCTAGCGTACTACATTGTCCCCTGCTTTTCCAGGTACCCGAGCGCTTGGGACGCGTTTAGCGACCTGCGCCGCCACTACGGCGACGTTTATTCAATCAATCTCGGCTCAAAACGATGCCTTGTGGTCAGCTCTGTGGACGCTCTTCGTGAAGTCTTGGTCACAAAGGCGACGGATTTTGGTGACAGGCCGGACTCTCTTCGTTACCACGCGATATTCAAGCACAACCGGAATCTGTCTATAGCGTTATGCGACTGGTCTTCGAAGCAACGAACGAGACGGGAGCTTTGTTACCCAGTCATGCATCCGAAGCAAGGATCCGCAGAACAGTCGCGACTGAGTACTTCTATCGAGACTGAACTGCTATACCTGACTGCAGAGCTTTCCCGGACCAGTGGCACAGCCATCAAGCCGCGACAAGCGCTCCTGGTTACCACTGCAAACATATTTTACAAATTTTTCTGCGCCGAGCGCTTCAGTCCTGATGACTCGAAATTCTTGCGCATAGTAGACCTTTACAATGCAGTATTTCATCAACTCTTCCAGGGATTCGCCATCGACTTCATGCCCTGGTTAAAGGTAAGTGTGCCAGCGTAAACGTTTCTTTTCTGGAACTATATGAAGACTATATCATAGAAAGGaattcaatttctttctctagGACTATATTCTGAAAAGTGCCGCGCAAATAGTGCTTCGTCTTTTGTTAGGTATTGATGTGTTTCAGTTATTTTGAATGGCTCTTATGTTAGTATTTCCTTCCATTCCTTTGTCTTTTGCTACTATGAGGGTTCACACCTTCTCGGAATCGCCATTTGTTACCACGCACTACAAGTCGCATGTTCTTGATTTATCGGCGCTCGAGTAGTCGCCAGTGTGTTGCGGCGCCATTTCTTTTCTGACAAACAGGTAGGTCGCTTGTGGAAAATGGCTCAACCTTTTCAACTGCGTTTAATGAGTAGCTTCGCTTGAGTCTCGCGTATTGGTGGAGGCTTACCGATGCGATACAGTGCCGGCATGGACATCGGACGCCCACTTAGCATTGCCCAGGCAGTTGAAGGTAACGATTCTGTTATTCAAAGCAACCTTAGACCCGCCGCAGTAGCTATACGTCGTTatgctgccaagcacgaggtcgcgagttaATTACCTGTTGCCAAAGCCGCCTCCGTAATAGCTTAATGCGCGTTGTGATTTGTCCTGCGACTGCTGCCCGCGCTTTCGAAATGTACTACAGCTGCACAGCAGGAATGGCGTCACTTTCTGCAGAAACTTTGTTCAAAAATTTGTTCGCGGTGAATGCAGGTTCTAGTGGCAGATCAATGTTAGCTTTTGGCCATATATGTTAGAGGATGCATTCATTCTTATTcttgcactctaaaaaaaaaattttacggGCTTTGGGGCGTGCCTGT
This genomic stretch from Dermacentor silvarum isolate Dsil-2018 chromosome 2, BIME_Dsil_1.4, whole genome shotgun sequence harbors:
- the LOC119442391 gene encoding ribosomal protein 63, mitochondrial-like, translated to MRLTDVLLGVFKRRGFGGPRFHFVKHIPGKIDIGKHRIVPPVTPRMKIDLWKKLAIEEEVMMYLSRPFLTTAEEKHMPKEFIRRRLRKYDHAPVPQRKPLKSLFAADLLSHLNVGRQWEE